The Streptomyces sp. NBC_01775 genome includes a region encoding these proteins:
- a CDS encoding N-acetylmuramoyl-L-alanine amidase gives MAKTGPQKYAGASTSYWYGNRYPGSSMETNVIVWHSTEGTSLPSYGGGTSAPNLTAKPDFAKKKLVWYQHFDFDTSARALVNKAGGVETNTLNVCQVEVVGTCDPGTHAKWKRAGYAHLYMADLPDWAIRDLGAFAKWAHDKHGVPLSSGLTFKAYPGSYGNSGVRMSGATWNRFKGHCGHQHVPENDHGDPGAFPMAAILNAAKGGGPTPSLPKVSLKAVVYGATHAMADEKKHASYADDVARVQDALVAKSKLAKGSFIRGIFDVPTKNGYSAYQRSLGYSGADADGVPGMTSLAALGSGRFDTVA, from the coding sequence ATGGCCAAGACCGGCCCGCAGAAGTACGCGGGCGCAAGCACGTCGTACTGGTACGGCAACCGCTACCCCGGCTCGTCGATGGAGACCAACGTCATCGTCTGGCACAGCACCGAAGGAACGTCCCTGCCCTCCTACGGCGGCGGCACCTCGGCGCCCAACCTGACGGCGAAGCCGGACTTCGCGAAGAAGAAGCTGGTCTGGTACCAGCACTTCGACTTCGACACCTCCGCCCGAGCCCTCGTCAACAAGGCGGGCGGCGTGGAGACGAACACCCTCAACGTCTGCCAGGTCGAGGTCGTCGGCACCTGCGACCCGGGCACCCACGCGAAGTGGAAGAGGGCCGGCTACGCCCATCTGTACATGGCTGACCTGCCCGACTGGGCGATCCGCGACCTCGGGGCATTCGCGAAATGGGCCCACGACAAGCACGGCGTGCCGCTGTCCTCCGGGCTCACGTTCAAGGCGTACCCCGGCTCCTACGGCAACTCGGGTGTCCGCATGTCCGGCGCCACCTGGAACCGGTTCAAGGGGCACTGCGGACACCAGCACGTCCCCGAGAACGACCACGGCGACCCCGGCGCCTTCCCCATGGCCGCAATCCTCAACGCCGCCAAGGGCGGAGGGCCCACGCCGTCCCTGCCGAAGGTGTCGTTGAAGGCCGTCGTGTACGGGGCCACTCACGCCATGGCCGACGAGAAGAAGCATGCGAGCTACGCGGACGACGTCGCCCGCGTGCAGGACGCGCTCGTCGCCAAGAGCAAGCTCGCCAAGGGCTCCTTCATCAGGGGCATCTTCGACGTGCCCACCAAGAACGGCTACTCGGCATACCAGCGGAGCCTCGGCTACTCCGGTGCTGACGCCGATGGCGTGCCCGGGATGACCTCCCTCGCCGCGCTTGGCTCTGGCCGCTTCGAC
- a CDS encoding DUF5047 domain-containing protein, producing MYPPPSDRFLPTLVESHAPVTVVQLHRTDGTVVELEHTAGSVTVDRSQAVRRTASVTVPDTSFIPRTPTEQLAIYGSRLRIERGIRYGDGHIELVPVFFGRVDAVDGDPDYGPVDIKASGLEAVVADDKFVAAYSTRGGTSAVTAITGLIQGAIPGAVIVNYATDQVVGVRTWDAEGDRWAAAVECATAIGAQLYADPDGQFIVRELPDMLTAAISWEVDAGDRGALVSASRGYSRDGMYNWVVATGENTEEDTPPVSAYAADEDPTSPTYVYGSFGRVPTFYSSATLTTTNLAQAAANKLLRDSLKPNATADLSSVPNPCLEPGDILRVTYANGDRDLLQVESFSLDLAGGEFGVACIGGREDS from the coding sequence GTGTACCCGCCTCCGTCGGACCGGTTCCTGCCGACGCTGGTGGAGTCCCACGCGCCGGTCACCGTCGTCCAGCTCCACCGCACGGACGGCACGGTGGTGGAGCTGGAGCACACGGCCGGCTCGGTGACGGTCGACCGGTCCCAAGCTGTGCGCCGCACCGCCTCCGTCACCGTGCCCGACACATCCTTCATCCCGAGGACGCCGACGGAGCAGCTGGCCATCTACGGGTCGCGTCTGCGCATCGAGCGGGGCATCCGGTACGGCGACGGCCACATCGAGCTGGTGCCGGTGTTTTTCGGGCGGGTGGACGCGGTCGACGGAGACCCCGACTACGGGCCGGTGGACATCAAAGCGTCGGGCCTCGAGGCGGTCGTCGCCGACGACAAGTTCGTGGCGGCGTACTCGACCCGCGGCGGAACGTCGGCGGTCACCGCCATCACCGGCCTCATCCAGGGCGCGATCCCCGGCGCCGTCATCGTCAACTACGCGACGGACCAGGTCGTGGGGGTCCGCACCTGGGACGCAGAAGGCGACCGGTGGGCGGCGGCCGTCGAATGCGCGACCGCCATCGGCGCCCAGCTGTACGCGGACCCTGACGGCCAGTTCATCGTTCGGGAGCTGCCCGACATGCTGACGGCGGCAATCTCGTGGGAGGTCGACGCTGGCGACCGCGGGGCGCTCGTCTCCGCGTCCCGCGGCTACTCCCGGGACGGCATGTACAACTGGGTCGTCGCGACGGGGGAGAACACCGAGGAGGATACGCCGCCGGTCTCGGCTTACGCCGCGGATGAGGATCCCACCTCGCCGACCTACGTGTATGGGTCGTTCGGCAGGGTGCCTACCTTCTACTCGTCGGCAACGCTCACTACGACGAACCTCGCGCAGGCCGCCGCCAACAAGCTCCTGCGGGACTCGCTGAAGCCGAACGCCACTGCGGACCTGTCCAGCGTGCCGAACCCGTGCCTGGAGCCGGGCGACATCCTCCGCGTCACCTACGCCAACGGCGACCGCGACCTCCTCCAGGTCGAGAGCTTCAGCCTCGACCTGGCTGGCGGCGAGTTCGGCGTCGCCTGCATCGGCGGACGGGAGGACTCGTGA